From the Silene latifolia isolate original U9 population unplaced genomic scaffold, ASM4854445v1 scaffold_333, whole genome shotgun sequence genome, the window TTACAACgcacatggttggcgagccttacaacacttggctggcgagccttataacgcacatggatggcgagccttgcAACgcacatggctggtgagccttacaacgcacgcgGTTGGCGatcccctttcatatacgcaccgcggctggcgagcccttttcatatacgcaccgcggctggcgagcccctttcatatacgcactgcggctggcgagcccttttcatatacgcaccgtggctggcgatcCCCTTTTATATACGCCCCGCGGCTgacgagccccttcatatctACAACACAGCTGGCGATCCTTTGTCCGAAAATTAGAAaagactcaaggacatatcccgaagatgcctcaggtatgactccttcttatggctggcgagcctttgtacgtagtctaacgtactttaaacgacccgcaaggatagtcaacagactctaaacttttcccgacgacaggtcctcggctcgtaccctcgagtcgcttTGGCGCCTCCCTTATCGACGACAGGtctttggcccgaatcctttcgagtcgcctcgacgtcgcttcagtctccaggttgtaatcttcgattgactgggggctctactttgactttcgccttgtccaagcctcagtcaaagtgggggctctgtagatacccagtatttgttaagactccaataaacacccgatgattatcggactacaacatgcttaggaatcgcagcatttgatcgacagttttgtataactatacgtcggaaaacataaaactatttcaaaaataaaacatttcaaaacttttcaaaagtaccttgaGTGTTTagtgcatgacgacggggtcacaatgacactaattagagtcaaaaccgacaccggaccaaaaaccgactcaaaattcaaatcccgactccaacaacgagtcaaatcgagtcaaacacaaaaaacaaacttttcaaatACTTCCATGTTAAGGTTTTCCAGAATCCTTAATGGTCGAttacaaatcaagttcatccaaatcctaggacagaacaaatcatgattacacttgtgtgatagcgacaagacaaccgaagacgcgcgaaatggctcgcgcctctttgagcagctcatgcggccacgtcgctcaaaatagACACAACTACCCATTTtcgtataaatacccctcaaatgccaccatttgagagttacgcaagtgtccgccctCTCACCACTCTCTtaaagttctagactcgacttctcaagtcacaaaccaacacgtgtttacgacctaccgatcgtaaacacaagctttacacattgtttggtaccgtcattgtacattaaatcacttgaccgaccatctcgaccactacaccatcacaaaactaaaacaaaacactcttttacttgctaaaacggttttcaaaccgagttttccggccaaacaagttgatacactttcgtcggtttctcgtctcaagcctagcatgtaagtatgagggtgtcaaAATCTTctttatcatgtttttcatttgtttcatgactataacatgctaaaacatgcataacatggtccaaatatgggataaatgagccaaaacgggatttttggttgaggcaggggcTGCTTATGTAGCAggcaggctcgcgcctaaagcccctctcaccttaaatccaaaccgtgtttggtctcttcttcccttttattttcatttcatatttgtaaacggtttttaccatttcaaatatttcaaaccatttttatgacaagtttttaaccataaaacatatttcacccttggttcctaataccatgacggtttaatccgtgtgtcggtaataatatttggttaattacattataaaatgtattttaaagccttttatttcatttctttacattttgaagggtatttttaagcctttctcatttatttacatttttaaaacaaatgtattagtcaccaacacaaagtcattcttggttctacataccatgtcggattttaacccgagtacgatgatgaacattgactaattacaaacaaatgaacttaaaacaattagttcataatcattttcaaaactattcatgtcaatcttgcaaaaccgaacccgacatcgaatattgtcaaaataatgacgattattcaagtctcgttcttcaaattagcacaaaagcggtctaaacggccttttcaaatcaagatgggtttaaacacccatttttcaatacattttataaacCTTTTCAATGATCAGAAGACGTCTTCCATCGTCtcttgacccgcgcctaaacaggccacttatttttctattttcaaatcAGGGCATACCCATTTGCATCGCCTGAAGGCTCACGCCTCttatggctgcctgatgcagcTGCTGTTCCCATTCCAGCATTTGTCCAGGACGATCCATACTTCGgctaacccgaatacaggacggatcagatgataaATCTGCTCATTTTACATcacatttgcaaaacgccttactaagacaaatggatcacgttatgcaccataaacctaatttggtaaatggatgtttaatttctttttttttttttggtgaaatgtgaaataTATTATAGCTCATAAATAATGTAATTCAGTACAAATCATCACACCAATCTACTAATTACAAATCAACAGATTCCAAAAGTGGCAGAACTCTAATCATACTTAGGTTCCCAGGCAAACTTGTGAGCTTTCGCAGACCAGATTCTATCCCTACACCTCCTGGTGACATCCAATTTGACCTTCATTATAAGTGCAGCAGGAGTGATCAGCATGGCTTCCAATCTACAAATATTCCTGGCATTCCAAATGTGATACCAAACTGCCACAATGGCAGCATAAACAATTTGTTTCTTCATAAGAGACTTACATCTCCACTTTAAACACCAATCAATGAGTCCAACAGAAGGTAGGTCAATCTCAAGCCAGCCACACAGAAGAGCCCAACATAGCTTACTAAACTGATAGTCATAGAGTAAGTGTTGATGAGTCTCTAAATGTGAGTGACAAAAGAAACAAGACCCATCAGTTACGATTCCAAACTTAAGTAGCCTTTCTCTTGTCATGAGTCTCTCTTGTACAACCAACCAGCCAATGAATGAGTGCTTTGGTATACTGGTTTGATTCCAAATAAGAGGGTACCACTTCACCTTAGATTGCTGACCACATAACCATTTATAGCCACTGGACACAGAATAAACACCCTTGTTGTCATTCCACTGTCCATTTAGAAAACCAGGCTTCAGAGTGTCTCTGACCTGGCAAATCTTACGCCAAGTTCAGCTAGAATTAGCAGTAGGAGTGTACTCTTGCCAATCCTTGCCCTTCATATAGATATGGTCAACCCATCTTATCTACATATGATCTGATTTAGCTGCCAACCACCAAGTATATTTACCAATGACAGCCTGATTCCAAACCCTAGCATTCACAATGTTCAAACCCCCATACCTCTTCTCATTGCAAATCTTATCCCATGAGACAGCAGGGGATTTCAAATACTGATCAGAATCAGATCAGAGATAGTTCCTACAGATCCCCTCAATCCTATCAATAACAGTGAGAGGAATCACAAAGACTCTAGCCCAAAATGAATGCAACTGAGTCAAAACAGGCCTAATGAGGACAAGCCTGCCTGCATAGCTAAGTTTTTTGGCCCCCCATCCCCTGATTCTTCCAACCACCTTCTCCACGAGTCTGGTACAATCACCTACAACCATCCTCTTGTAGAAGATAGGAATACCCATGTAACGAAAAGGGAAAGTTCCAATCTTAAAGCCAGATAGCTGTATAATATGGTCCACCTCAGCAGAAGCCATACCATTAAAATATATCTCAGATTTCTCATTGTTCATAGCTAAATCTGAGGCAGCAGAGAAATTAGCAAAAATTCTAAGGATAATAGTAATGGAGCCCCTATCCCCTCTGCAAAACATCAACAGATCATCTGCAAAGCATAAATGAGTCAAGTGCAAAGGCCTGCATAATGGGTGATAATTAAAATCCATTCTACTGGTGACATCATTGAGGACCCTACTCAAATACTCCATTCCAATAGTAAATAAGAGGGGCGACAGAGGGTCACCTTGTCTGATCCCTCTTTTCCTTTGGAAGTACCCAAAAGTAGACCCATTAAGAGAAATGGTGAACCATGGAGTAGACACACATTCCATAATCCACTTAACCAACTTGTCAGGGAACTTCAAAGCTTGTAACATCTGCTCAATAAAATTCCACTCCACAGAATCATACGCTTTTTTCAAATCCACTTTCATGATGCATCTAGGGGAGCAAGCTTTTCTCTTGTAAAGTCTTACCAGGTCATGGCAAATTAGAATATTATCCACAATGTCCCTACCCTTAATAAACGCACTCTGAGTTTCAGAAATGACAGAAGGTAGCACAGCAGCAATCCTGTTGCATATAACTTTGGAGATAATCTTATAGACCACATTGCAGCAAGCAATGGGTCTAAAGTCAGCAACAGTCTCAGGTCTAGCTTTCTTTGGTATGAGAGTAAGAGTAGTTGTGTTGATCTGCTTCAACAATTTCCCATAAACAAAAAATTCTTGCACAACATCAACCACATCATTACCAATAATATCCTTAGCATCTTTAAAAAATTGGGAAgtgtacccatcaggtccaggggcCTTATTAGCAGGTATAGCTTGCAAGGCATCATGAATCTCCTGGGCAGTAACCTCCTTAATCAGATCAACACATTGTTCCTCAGAGACCACTCTGCCTTTATGGACAGTAGGGAAATGAACAGCTTTGACAGGCTTACTAGTACCCAACAACTCTTTATAGTAGCTGATAAAAGCATTCTCAATATCCTCAGTTTGATGGCATTGGTGTCCATTCATATCTTTAATACTCAAAATTCTATTCTGTAATCTCCTAGCTTTGATAATACTGTGAAAATAATTAGTATTATCATCACCTTCAGTCATCCATTGAACTTTAGCTTTCTGACTTAAAAAACTCCTTCTGGCCTCCTGCAGCAATTTGAAACTCTCACAGGCAGCTTTCTCCTCAACTTGAACCTCAAGGTTTAAAGGATCATCATGGAGCTTCTTTTGCATAGAGAACATATGCATTTGAGCCATTTGAGCAGATGTCTCAATATTGGCAAATGCACTCCCATTGAGTCTTTTCAGAGGTAATTTTAACCATTTGAGCTTCTTGATAAGTTGAAACATCTTATACCCCTCCACTTCAGAATCCCAAATCTCCTGGACAGTGTGCAAGAAATCAGG encodes:
- the LOC141639315 gene encoding uncharacterized protein LOC141639315, with amino-acid sequence MLGFGIRLSLVRDTLKPGFLNGQWNDNKGVYSVSSGYKWLCGQQSKVKWYPLIWNQTSIPKHSFIGWLVVQERLMTRERLLKFGIVTDGSCFFCHSHLETHQHLLYDYQFSKLCWALLCGWLEIDLPSVGLIDWCLKWRCKSLMKKQIVYAAIVAVWYHIWNARNICRLEAMLITPAALIMKVKLDVTRRCRDRIWSAKAHKFAWEPKYD